The following coding sequences are from one bacterium window:
- a CDS encoding branched-chain amino acid ABC transporter substrate-binding protein, which yields MTGRSATTLLGLVVLVVAVSLWAACVERSPIVLGVVISETGPAAEYGKAVRMGIDLAYAEAVEQGGFPEGRRLALSYRDDGGKPDASLAAAKNLVGVTQANLLLGGLTSGVAQAVIPFLVEKEVVMISPSASAPSLTAQGGGWFFRVYPNDAAETQQIGAAVRNLGLAEVAVLTYNETFGRSLSELFAAQMTADGVKIAVQESFDAPLAADRAKELAKKVVAAKVRAVYIAGLVNEVAALCQALDAEKFDGVKLASSAVTSDIVKLAGPAAERLIFPQAAFELEGSAPKIKSFTEAFQRKYNRAPGVYAAYGYDAMQAMVAALRKTQRGTAGEVRTQLGALSLDGVTGKLAFDNRGDVRRVPHLTAVVKGDLHHFDKLDAALRA from the coding sequence ATGACCGGGCGCTCCGCGACCACGCTCCTCGGGCTCGTCGTTCTCGTCGTCGCCGTCTCGCTCTGGGCGGCGTGCGTCGAACGCTCGCCGATCGTCCTCGGCGTCGTGATCTCCGAAACGGGACCGGCGGCGGAATACGGCAAGGCGGTCCGGATGGGGATCGACCTCGCCTACGCCGAGGCGGTCGAGCAGGGCGGGTTCCCCGAGGGGCGGCGGCTCGCCCTCTCCTACCGCGACGACGGCGGGAAGCCGGACGCCTCGCTCGCCGCGGCGAAGAACCTGGTCGGCGTGACGCAGGCCAACCTGCTTCTCGGCGGCCTCACGTCCGGCGTCGCGCAGGCGGTCATTCCCTTCCTCGTCGAAAAGGAAGTCGTGATGATCAGCCCCTCCGCCTCGGCCCCGTCGCTGACGGCGCAGGGCGGGGGCTGGTTCTTCCGGGTCTACCCCAACGACGCCGCCGAGACGCAGCAGATCGGGGCCGCGGTGCGGAACCTCGGTCTCGCCGAGGTCGCGGTCCTGACCTACAACGAGACGTTCGGGCGCTCGCTCTCCGAGCTGTTCGCGGCGCAGATGACGGCCGACGGCGTGAAGATCGCCGTGCAGGAGTCGTTCGACGCGCCGCTGGCGGCGGACCGCGCGAAGGAGCTGGCGAAGAAGGTCGTCGCGGCGAAGGTCCGCGCGGTCTACATCGCGGGGCTCGTGAACGAGGTGGCCGCCCTCTGCCAGGCGCTCGACGCGGAGAAGTTCGACGGCGTGAAGCTGGCCAGCTCGGCCGTGACTTCCGACATCGTCAAGCTCGCCGGCCCGGCCGCCGAGCGGCTGATCTTCCCCCAGGCGGCGTTCGAGCTCGAGGGCTCGGCGCCCAAGATCAAGAGCTTCACCGAGGCGTTCCAGCGCAAGTACAACCGCGCCCCCGGGGTCTACGCGGCTTACGGCTACGACGCGATGCAGGCGATGGTCGCCGCGCTGCGGAAGACGCAGCGCGGCACGGCGGGCGAGGTGCGGACGCAGCTCGGCGCGCTCTCGCTCGACGGGGTCACCGGCAAGCTCGCCTTCGACAACCGCGGCGACGTCCGGCGCGTCCCGCATCTGACGGCGGTCGTCAAGGGCGATCTGCACCACTTCGACAAGCTCGACGCAGCCCTTCGCGCCG
- the atpC gene encoding ATP synthase F1 subunit epsilon, with protein sequence MSLPEKIHLEIVTPERRILARDVDEVVLPGALGSFGVLPGHAPLLAELGPGIAVARVGDRREALAISGGYAEVGPDRVSVLAETCERGAEIDVDRARRKLDELNGELRTALPEGEVEVLRLRMLKHLARVDAAVGRPLP encoded by the coding sequence ATGTCCCTGCCGGAGAAGATCCACCTCGAGATCGTCACCCCCGAGCGGCGCATTCTCGCCCGGGACGTGGACGAGGTCGTGCTGCCCGGCGCGCTGGGCTCGTTCGGCGTCCTGCCCGGGCACGCCCCGCTCCTCGCGGAGCTCGGCCCGGGGATCGCCGTCGCCCGCGTCGGGGACCGGCGGGAGGCCCTCGCGATTTCCGGCGGGTACGCCGAGGTCGGTCCGGACAGGGTTTCGGTCCTCGCCGAGACGTGCGAGCGCGGGGCCGAAATCGACGTGGACCGGGCGCGGCGCAAGCTCGACGAGCTGAACGGGGAACTGCGGACCGCGCTCCCCGAAGGGGAAGTGGAAGTGCTGCGGCTGCGGATGCTCAAGCACCTCGCGCGCGTGGACGCCGCGGTCGGCCGTCCGCTGCCCTGA